The region GCCGTTCAGGAGGATATCGAGCTTGACGAGGTCGGACTCCCGGTATTCGAGAAAATCGTAATCGAGGGAGGCGTATCCGCGGGAGGTCGACTTGAGCTTGTCGTAGAAATCGAATATGATTTCGGACAGCGGCAGCTCGTAACGGAGGTCGGCGCGCGAGGGATCGATGTAGGTCGTATTCTTATAGATGCCGCGCCGTTCCGTGCAGAGCTTCATGATGTTCCCGATGTATTCCGACGGCGTGATGATCTGCGCGCGGATGTACGGCTCCTCCACGTGGTCGATGTCCCCGAGCGCCGGCATCAGGGCCGGGTTGTCGACGAGGACCACGCTCTTGTCGATCTTCACGACGCGGTATTCCACGTTGGGCACGGTCGTGATGAGCTCCTGCTCGTATTCGCGCTCGAGCCGCTCCTGGATGATTTCCATGTGAAGCAGGCCGAGGAACCCCGCCCGGAACCCGAAGCCGAGCGCGACCGAGGACTCGGGCTCAAACACCAGGGACGCGTCGTTCATGCGGAGCTTTTCGAGCGACTCGCGCAGCTCGGCGAAATTATCCGCGTTCACCGGGTAGAGGCCCGCGAACACCATCGGTTTCACTTCCTTGTAGCCGGGGAGCGGGCCCGATGCGGGCGACAGGGCGTTCGTCACCGTGTCGCCGACCTTCGTATCGTGCACGTCCTTCGCGCCGGGGATGAGATATCCCACGTCGCCGGCGGAAAGCTCTTTCGTCTTGATGCGGTGCATCTCCAGGATGCCGACCTCCTCCGCGTCGAACTCCTTGTCGGTCACGAAAAAGCGGATCTTGTCCTTTTCCCGAAGCGTCCCGTCGAACACGCGGATGTAGACGATCGATCCCCGGTATCCGTCGAAAATCGAATCGAAAATCAGCGCGCGAAGGGGCGCATCGGGATCCCCCTTCGGAGGGGGAATGAGCCGGACGACCGATTCCAGGATCTCGTCGACGCCCGTTTTCATCTTGGCGCTCGCCAGGATGATGTCGCTTTCAGCGCAGCCGAGCAGATCCATGATCTGGCGCTTCACCTGATCGACCATCGCGCTCGGGAGATCGATCTTGTTGATGACCGGGATGATCTCCAGCCCGGCGTCGATGGCCAGATAGAGGTTGCTGATGGTCTGGGCTTCGACGCCCTGGGACGCGTCCACCACGAGGATCGCGCCCTCGCACGCCATCAGCGAGCGGGAGACTTCATACGAAAAATCGACGTGGCCGGGGGTATCTATGAGATTCAGCGTGTAGGTTTTCGCATCCTGCGCGAGGTACTTCATCTGGATGGCGTGGAGCTTGATCGTGATCCCGCGTTCCTGCTCCAGCTCCATGTCGTCGAGGACCTGGTTCGTCTTCATTTCCCGCTCCGTGACGGTCCCCGTGCGCTCCAGGAGCCGGTCCGCGATCGTGGACTTGCCGTGGTCGATGTGGGCGATGATGCAGAAGTTGCGGATGTGGTCCATTAATTGACGGATTGGGAGACTGCAAAAATAATCCCGCTCGTTTTGGCGGGATCTCTGCTAAAATATACCACAAAATAGCCTGAATTGCAATCATGGGGCGGGAAACTACGTATTGACAATAGAACGGTGGATGTGTACTTTTCGTACCGGGAGTGCGCTATTCATCGACGCTCCCGGATAACCACCCTCTGAACAAACCATGATCGTCGGTATAACCTGCCTGAGGAATGTATGAACGCTCGAACCGGGTTTCGCAGATTCACCCCCATCGTGTCGCTGTTCCTTCTTGTGTGCCTTTCATTCGGTCAGGCCCCGCGGATCTCTGTGACCAGGCTCCCTGAGCCGGGGAAAAAGTATCCCTGGCCTCCCCTCCAGGCGCGGGATCTTCAAGCCATCTCGAAGCTCCCCCTGCGGGCGACCTCCGTCAAATCAAAGGCTCCCTTTTCGGCAAGCGGTCTCGAGGACAGCGTCACCTTTACCGCCGTGCAGACACCGTTCCCCGGCCTCGTCGGCGGAGGGGGATCATGGTTCGATTACGACAATGACGGGGATCTCGATGTGATTGTGTCGGGCTACTCCGTGGAGGGGAACGTATTCAAGATCTACTCCAACGACGGAGGAGGGGTCTTCACGGAAGTTCAGACGGACCTTCCGGCCATCGGGGCCGAACATCAATCGATTTCGTGGGGCGACCTCGACAAGGACGGTAACTTCGACCTCGCGATCGCAGGAAGGCTCGATACGTCGAGTCTTGTGAATGTGTCGAAGATTTTCCATAACGACAACGGAAGATTCGTCGATATCGAAGCTCCGCTGATGGGGCTATCCGGCGGAGCGGTCACCTGGGTGGACTATGACAACGACGGGGACCTCGATCTTCTCGTCACCGGCTCGCCCGACGCGGGCAACACGTTTTATGCGATCCTCTATCGCAACGACGACGGCACGTTCACCGACGCTCAGGCGGGACTCAGAGGGTCCTGGTCTACCACGGCATCCTGGGGAGACTATGACAACGACGGCGACCTTGATCTCCTGATGACCGGCTACGGCAACGGTGCGTTCAGCAAGATTTACCGTAATGATAACGGGACATTTGTCGATATCGGCGCTACACTTGCAGAGGTCAACTCCGGCGCGACGCAATGGGTCGACATTGACAACGACGGCGATCTGGATATCGTGCTCTCCGGCGGCATGCCGGGAGACGTCCCGACCGCCAGGATCTACCGGAACGACGGCAATGATGTCTTCACCGATCTCAACGTCCCGATCGAGGGGTTCATGGTAAGCGCAGTCGCGATAGCCGATTATGACAACGACGGCGATCTCGACATCGCGATATCGGGTGCTGATGAGTTCTACGCGGGAAGCAATCCGCGCACGAAGATCTATCGCAACGACAACGGCACCTTCGTCGACATCGGCGCCAACCTGGTGGGCACCTGGTTCGGATCCCTCGCGTGGGGCGATTACGATAACGACGGCAGGCTAGACCTTCTCGTCTCGGGAGCGACGATTCCACGCGCGACGTGGAACGGACCCTTCGCGCAAACCACGATCCTCTACCACAATAATAATGTGGAGCCCAACACCATGCCGGCGACTCCTCAGCCATCGGAGCCTCTCCTCGACGGGAATTCCGTTCAGTTGGGCTGGGGCCGTGCGTCGGACGGTCAAACCCCGAGCGCGGAACTCACCTATAATCTCCGGATCGGCACGGCGCCCGGGCTGAGCGATGTGGTTGCCCCCGTTTCCAACGTCGGAACGGGATATCGGCGCGTTCCGACTGACGGCAATTCGTTCAGAAAGACCGGCCGGTTGCTGAAAAATCTCCCCCAGGGCACCTACTACTGGGGCGTTCAGGCGGTGGATGGCGCCTACAGCGGATCGCCCTTCTCCCCGGAGAACTCCTTCGTTGTGAGTTCCCCTCTCGGGGTAAAAGAGGAGCGGGAGATTCCCCGTGTATTCGCATTGGAGCAGAACTACCCTAACCCGTTCAATCCGCAGACCGACATCGCGTTTCAAATTCCCGCGACCGATCATGTCTCGCTCAGGATCTACGACGTGCTGGGGCGCGAAGTGGCAACGGTTTTGGATGGAGTCAAGGAGGCGGGAGCCTATACCGTGAGCTGGGATGCGTCGCGAATGGCGAGCGGAGTGTTTTTCTACGAGCTGAAGACCGAGCAGTCTTTCGCGCGGATGAAAATGCTGCTGATCCGGTAACAACAGAACGCAGCCTGAAGGCTGCGGCTACCAGCGGTGTGATCCAGAACACGTTTCGCTTGAAGGAGTATTCGAACTTTCGTATTCTTAAGCGGGGATAACCTCCTCCTCAATGGAACCATATCTGCATCCCTAAGGGTGACTTCCTCCAGGTCACCCTTTTTTATTCCATTTCCTCGTGGTGGGGCATTTCTCTCGCGTTCCCCTTTTCCTGCAGCTCCTTGATCTTGTTCCGAAGGTCCTTGCTGACTTCGAGATACGGGAGAAGGTCTCCCCCGCGCCGGCTTGCCTCTTCAATCGAGCGCTGGTTCTCCGCCAGCATCCTCTTGAGCGACCGCTCGCGGATACCTCTGAGGGCGTCGGAGGCGAGCTTGAGGGGATCCGCCTGTTCCACCTGTGAGACATCCCATCTTTTGCTGAGCTGGTACTTGGCGAAAACCGCGGAGGCGAGCAGCTTCCTCTGGCCCGAATCCTCGATGTCATCCATCAGCGTCGCCGGATCGATCACCTCTCCGTTTTCGATCCGCCGGACCAGGTAGGCGGCGATCGCCTTGGCGTGAGGATGTGTAAACTCCTCGAGAAGGATCTGGCCGAAGATATAATCCGCAACCGGCCTTCCTCCGTCCAGTATCGCGTTGATGAGATCACGCTCGGCGGGGGGGATCTCTCCGGCCTGGGCCGGGGGCGCTTCGACGGGCGCGGGCCGGGGAGGAACCGCCTTTCTGACAACGGTCTGCCCAACTCCCGGCTGGCGCTTGCCGGCGAGTATTTTTTCAAGCTCCCTGTAGAGGGACGACTCATAGAGCTTGTATTTCTCGGCCACATGCTTCACATAAAAATTCCTTTTCAGCTCGTCGGGCATCCTGGAGATGGTCTCGACGATCGATCGAACGGTCTGCGCATGCCCTTCCGGCGAAGCCAGCTTCCCCTCGCGCTCGGCCATCCGCCCGATGAAATCGATAAAGGAGATCGACTCTCCGGCCAGCTCGCGGAACGCGTCCGCGCCCTGTTTCCGGACAAACGAATCGGGATCCTCCCCCTCGGGTAGTACCGCGACCCGGACATCGAGGTCGCGCTCGAGTATCAGATCCACCCCCCGGAGCGCGGCCTTCGAACCGGCCGAATCCGCGTCGTAGACGATCGTGACGTTCTTCGTGTAGCGGCTGAGGAGCAATATCTGCTCGACCGTCAGCGCGGTCCCGCTCGACGCGACGACATTCTTCACACCCGCCTGGAAGAGGCTGATCAGATCCGCATACCCCTCCACGAGAATCGCATCCTCCTGCTCCCGGATCGCCTCGCGCGCCTGGAACAGGCCGTAGAGGATTCTGCTCTTATTATAGATGGGGGTTTCGGGAGAATTGATATACTTGCCGAGGGGGTCGTCTTCGAGGAGTTTCCGGGCTCCGAAGCCCACGATCCTGCCCGTCGTGGAAAAGATCGGGAACATCGCCCGCCCCCGGAAATAATCGTACGCCGACCCGTCTGCGCGCTTGCGGATCAATCCCGCAGATTCGAGCAAGGGGACCGAAATTTTCTTTTCGGACGCATGCTTCAGGAATGCGTCCCACGAATTCGGCGCGAAGCCGAGCTGAAACGCCTTGATCGTCTCATCGGTGAAACCCCGGTGGCGGAGGTACTCGAGCGCCAGCCTCCCTTCGCTGCCGGCGGTGAGAGAGGAATGGAAGAACAGCGCGGCCGTCCGGCAGACCTCATACAACTGTTCGTGTTCGTCGGAGGCGGCGTCCCCGCCAGGGGAGTAGGTCGGGAGAGCGATGCCCGCTCGATCGGCGAGGGACCGGACCGCCTCGATGAAGCTGACCTTTTCGAACTCCATCACGAAGGTGAACGCGGTGCCGCCCACTCCGCATCCGAAGCAATGGTACATTTGCCGGTCGGCTGAGACGTTAAAGGACGGAGTTTTCTCGGAATGGAACGGACAGAGGCCGATATAGTTCTTCCCGCGCTTCTTGAGCTTGACCGACGCGCCGATGAGATCGACAATATCGGTCGCAGCCCGGATCTCGTCTATTTTTTCGGGGGGAATGCGCATGGATTCAAAGAATTTCGATCAGATGGTCGCCCGGGGGAGCGGTCAGGCGGATGCGTGATACCGAAGCAATATAAGGGTCGCGGGATTGAATGTCAACGAGGGGCGCGCGCGACGGGGGCGCGGAGCGGGAAAGAATAAAGATCCCGGCCTAAAGCATGCCGGGATGACGAGCGGGTGGGTGTGGGAGCGAGCGGGGCGCGGAGCGCCCAAATAGGACGCTCCCACGCGGAGCGTGGGAGCGAGTGATCATTCGAGCGTGGGAGCGAGAAAGAATGAAGATCCCGGCCTAAAGCATGCCGGGATGACGGTATATTAGATTGCGTCTATCTTGTTCCCACCTCAACGTGTTCTGTCTTGCCGTTCCCGTTGCCATTACCGTTTCCGTTGCCTTTGCCGTTCTTGCGCTTGAAGGCCTTCTCGATCGGCGGCAAATGGCCTGCTGGTTCCTCTTCGAGATCGGGGTAGGTGAAGATTTCGTACTTGTAGTTCCGAAGGATGATATTCTTTCCGGCTCTTCCGATGACATACTGGGGAAGGATCGGAATCTTCCCTCCTCCTCCGGGCGCGTCGATGACGTAGCTCGGAATCGCCAGGCCGGAGGTATGACCGCGGAGTTTGTCCATGATTTCCAGCCCCTTGCTCACCGGGGTGCGGAAATAATTCGTTCCCTTGGTCAGATCGGCCTGGTAGAGATAGTAGGGCCTGACCCGCATCGCCAGAAGCTTACGCACGAGCTCCAGCATCACGTCCGGATCGTCGTTCACGCCTTTCATCAGGACCGCCTGGTTGCCGACCGGGCAGCCGGCGTCTGCGAGCATCTCGCAGGCCCGCTTGGCCTCGACCGTGCATTCCCACGGGTGGTTGAAGTGCGTGTTGACATAGACCGGATGGTACTTGCGTATCATCTTGCAGAGCTTCGGCGTGATGCGTTGCGGCAGCACGCAGGGCATCTTGGTCCCGAGCCGTATGATTTCGACGTGAGGAATGTCCCTCAGCCCCTTGAGAACCCTTTCGAGGAGAAAATCGGTCAGCATCAGGGGATCGCCGCCCGAGAGGATGACGTCGCGGACCTCCGGCTTTCCCGCAATGTAATCGATCCCGTCCTGGATGTACTTCATGTTGATCTTCGAGGCGTCTCCGACCTTTCGCTTCCGCGTGCAGAACCGGCAGTACATGGAGCACTGGCTCGTCGTCAGGAAGAGCACCCGGTCGGGATACCGGTGCACGATGCTGGGAACCGGGCTGTGTGAATCCTCGGCCAGGGGGTCTTCGGGAAACCCGTCTTCCATCAGCTCCCGGGCGTCCGGGACGCACTGGAGCCAGATCGGATCCCCGGGGGTGCGGATCAGGCTGAGATAGTAAGGATTGATGCGCGTATGAAAGAGTGAGTTGAGCTTGTCCGCGAGGTCCTTATCGAATCCGAACCGTTCGACCAGATCCTTTCCGCTGTCCACGCTTTGTCGAAGCATTTGCTGCCACAGTTCCATAAAGTCGTTACGCTCCTGATTGTGAGAAATATTTGCCGAAGACGACAAGATCGTCCCCGGGTGTATAATAATCCGTTATCCGGGCGAGCTCCCGGTATCCGTTCTTCCGGTAGAACGACCGCGCCTTCTCGTACGAGGGCTGGGAAGAGGTTTCGGCGACGAGGAGCCGCGCCCCCCTCGACTGAACGAGCTCTTCCACATGCCGGAGAAGCTGGGTCCCAGCCCCGCCGCGGTGGCTGTCGGGGTTGACGGCGATCCAGTAGAGGTCGAACGTTCCGTTGGTGAGCGCAGCGGGCCCGAAGCAGACATAGCCCGCGACCGTCCCGTCGGAGTCGACGCCGGTATAGATATCATAGTCCTGCTGGGAAGTGTCGTGAAGGTAGGCATCGATCAGCTCGAGGGCGACGTCGATTTCTTCGTCTCTGAACGCGCCCGTTTTCCCGAGCATGTCACCGATAACATCCCTGTCCTCCGCACGCGCCGGCCGTATGGTGATCAGGGAAGTCGTTCCAGGGCGCATTCAACGATCTTTCCGACGAGTTCTTCGAACTTGTAACCGTACGCCGCCGCCGACCTGGCGAACCCCGCGTCATCGGAGATGTCGGGGTTGGGGTTCACCTCGAGGATGTACGGTTTGGCGTCCTTGCTCAGCCGGAAGTCGATGCGGGCATAGTCCCTGCAGCCGAGGAGCTGGTATGCGCGGAGCGCCATCTCCTTGATCGTGGCCTCAAGCGCGGGCGGCAGCGGAGCCGGACAGAGGCCTTTGGTGTGCTCGTACTCCTCCGTCCCCTTCATCCATTTCGCGTTGTAACTGATGATCCGGTGGTATTGTTTCGGGAGCGTCGACATGTCGATTTCGGAGATCGGAAAGACGATCGGCTTGCGGTTTCCCATGATGCCGACGTTCAGTTCCCGGCCGTCGATGTACTCTTCCACGAGGGCGGGCTGGTCGAACTGTTCTATTATATAGCGGACCCTCTTCCGCAGCTCCGCAAGGCTCGAAACGATCGAATCCGACTCGATTCCGAGGCTCGCGTCCTCCTGGGAGGGTTTCACGATCAGCGGATAGGCGAGCCGCTCGTCCACGCTCATGCGGCTCCAGGTCTTGAACAGCTGGAAACGCGGCGTGGGCAAGCCGTTATAGAGGAGAATTTCCTTGACCCTCACCTTGTTCAGCGCGGTGCCGAGCGTGAGCGGATCGGAGCCGGTGTAGGGGACCCCCATCAGCTCGTAGATGCCCACCGCGTGCATTTCATGGATGGAGGAATCGCCGACGCTCTCGCAGAGGTTGAACACGACATCGGGGTCCTCGTCGTGCAGAAAGTTCACAAACCGCCGGATATCCCCGTCCACATTGAAGATGCTTGTTTTGAAACCGAGGGCGTTCAGGGCGCGCGCGATATCTTCCTTCTCCTCGAGCACTCCGACTTCCGAAAGGTCCGTCAATACGTCCGCCGTCCCGGCCAGCAGCTTGCCCCCCTCCTGAAGAATCCCGGCCTCGGAGATATACTTCCGGCCCGACTTGGTCAACACCGTCGGCTCATTGTACACGATTGCGACCGTCAGTTTTTTCTTCATGGGTGCTCCTAACGTGAGGGGTTGTGTTGATATCGCAGCGCCGCGAAACCGAGGACGCTCTGCAGGAGGCGATCGTAACCGAGCCCTGCGGCCCGCGCCGCCTTCGGGAAACAGGAGTTGTCTTCGGGTTTGGGGAGTATGCCCGGGAGCGGGTTCAGCTCGAGGATATGCGGCTGTCCGGCGTCGTCGAGACGGACGTCGATCCGGCACCAATCCCGGCAACGGAGGACATTATACGCCTTCCTGCAAATCCGCTCGATTTCATCGCTGAGGGGCGTCGGAATCCTTGCAGGACATTCAAAGATGTCGAGAGGATCGTCTGACCGGTCCCAGATCCACTTCGCTTCGTAGGAATAGATCCGGTTCACCCCGGCGGGGAGCGAATCGAACTTGATTTCCACAATCGGGAGGACGTTCAACCGGTCGCCGTTTCCGAGCATCGCGACGGTGAATTCGCGCCCGGGGAGATACTCCTCGACGATCACCGCTTCCCTGTAGGTCCCCAGGAGCATCTTCACCTGGCGCGTCAGTTCCGCCTTGTCGCGCACCAGCGAAGCGTCAAAAATGCCTTTGCTTGAGCCTTCATGAAGGGGCTTGACGATCGCGGGAAACCTGACGCCCGCGTCTTCGGTCCCGGAGAGATCCGATATCACTGAGAAACGGGGGGTCGGGACCTGGTAGTACGAGAGGATTTCCTTCGCGCGCGACTTGTCCAGGCAGACTGCAAGCGTGAGGGGATCCGATCCCGTGTAGGGGATCCGCAGCATCTCGAGCACGGAGGGGATGTGCGCCTCGCGCGAGACGCCGTGAAGCCCCTCGGCGATGTTGAACACGAACTCCGGCCGGTTGAGAGAAAGCTTTTCGTACGCTTCTCCGTCCGCCTCGATGAGCGTGACGTGGTGAATTTGCGACAGCGCGGAAGCTACGGCTTCGATTGTTTCAGCCGTGTCCCATTCTGCGTAAAGATCGTTGAGAGGTTGAGTGGAAGGAGAGGTGTGAGAGCGAATCGCGAGGCTGGATGCAACTCCTCGCTGAGTACTCGGAGGGTCTGCGGTGTCCTCCGGCAACGACTGTTGTGTTGCATCTTCCTTTTTCTGATTGTACACGAGCGCGACGCGCATCGGATTCATTTCAGCAGGAAGATCTAACAAGTGACTCGTGAATTCCTCTCGACTAGTTGAACAAAAATTTGAATCACATCCAAACTTACAACGCACTGAATCAATTTCTTATGTGTAATATAAACATTTTAAACGATTTGTCAAGAGAAAAATGCATTCTGGAGATGAATTTCATGACATCGCGCCGGAAAAAGTTCGCGCGAAGATGCGCGCGACCATCGTTAGAAAGTTCTAACGATCTCAGCCGGCGTCGATCATCGACAACGCGACCTTCATGCGGGTGAGGAGGTAGTCCCGGAGAGGGAGATCTTCCGCAAGACGGAGATGCGGATCTCTCTCGATCAGATCGAAGGCTTCGCTCCGCGCGATCGACAGAAGTTCCTTGTCCGTTGCGAGGTTTGCAATTTGAAGTTCGGGCAAGCCGCTCTGGCGGGTCCCGAAAAAATCTCCCGGACCCCTCATTTCCAGGTCGATTTCAGCGATTCTGAAGCCATCATGCGTCTCGAGCATGGTGCTCAGCCGCCGGATTGCTTTTTGTTTCTCATCCTCGTTGCCATAGAGGTCCGCCGTCGCCGAGGCCTTGGAAAGAGGGGAACGCATCCAATCGGGCGCGAGGAGGAGACAGAAAGACTGTTCGGCCCCTCTGCCGACCCGGCCTCTCAGCTGGTGGAGCTGGGAGAGTCCGAACCTCTCGGCATGCTCGATGACCATGACGACGGCATTGGGGATATCGATGCCCACCTCGATCACCGTGGTCGACACCAGCACGTCCAACTTCCCCTCCTTGAAGGCGCCCATCACCGCATCCTTCTCCTCGGTCGTCATGCGGCCGTGGATCAGTCCGACTCTCCGCTCCTTGAAGACCGTCGTCTTGAGCGTCTCATAGCTCTCCGTCGCCGCCTTCAGGTCGAGCTTCTCGGATTCCTCGATCAGGGGATAGATGATATAGGCCTGGCGCCCCTTCCCGAGATGTTCGCCGATGAATCGATAGACCGAATTCCGCTCGGATTCGAATTTGACGAAGGTGCGTACCGGTTTGCGGTTCGAGGGTATTTCGTCGATGACGGAGACGTCCAGATCGCCATAGACCGTGAGGGAGAGGGTCCTGGGGATGGGAGTCGCGGTCATGACCAGGATGTCGGGCCGGGGGGCGATCTCCCCCTCCGCCTTCCCCTTGCCCGCAAGGGCTACTCTCTGGGCGACCCCGAACCTGTGCTGCTCGTCGACGACGGCCAGGCCGAGCCGGGCGTACTCCACCGACTCCTGAATCAGCGCGTGCGTGCCGATCACAATTTGCGCCGATCCGCGCCGGACATCCTCCAGGACATCCTCACGGAGCCGGGCCTTCTGTCCGCCGATCAATAACCGGGCGGTCACCGGAAGATCGTTGAGAAAGCTCTTCAGGCTCAGGAAGTGCTGCTCGGCGAGGATTTCGGTGGGCGCCATGAACGCCGCCTGGTACCCGTTCTCGACGGCGATCAGCATGGCGATGAGGGCCACAATGGTCTTTCCGCTCCCCACGTCCCCCTGCAGGAGGCGGTTCATCGGCTTGGGGGAGCTCATGTCGGCGGCGATCTCGTTGATGACGCGCGTCTGCGCGACGGTCAGCCTGAACGGGAGCGAATCGACAAGCTTCCGCGCGAGCTTGCTCCGGGTTTCGAAGATGATTCCCCCCGTCCCCACTTTCACATGGCTCCGGCGGAGGGCGAGCAGCAGCTGCATGGTGAAGAGTTCGTCGAATTTGAGGCGCCTCCGGGCGAGCTCGAGCGTTTCCTTCGACTCCGGGAAATGGATGGAGCGAAGGGCGGACTGGATGGAAATCAACGAGAGTTTCTCCGCGAGCCCGGCCGGAAGCGTCTCACCGATCGCGTCCACGTAGCCGTCGACCGCGGACTTCATGATCTCCCGCAATCCCTTGACATGGAGCCGCGCGTCCTTCATCTCTCCCGAGGAGCGATACTTCGGGACGATCCCCCCTGTATGCAGAAAACCGCCGGCTCCCTCCCCCACGGCAGGATCTATCCGGTCGATCGAGGGGTGGACAAGTTGCGGTTTCCCCCGGTACCCCGTCACCCTCCCGCTCACCGCGAGAGTTTCACCCTCGGTGAACGCCTTCTTGAAGTAGTGGACGGCCCTGAAGAATACGAGCTGCACTTTGCCGGTCTCATCCCCCAGCACCACCGCAAGCCGCTGGCGGGGCGGGCGTCCGAGAAGGCTGGATGTGGCCACGGTTCCGATCACCGTGATCCACCGGCCTGAATCGATCAGGCCGCGGAGGTTGCCGATCGTTTCCACGGCGGAAAGATCGAGGTATCCGAAAGGCAGATAATAGAGGAGATCGCGGACCGTCTTGATGCCGAGCTCGGCAAGCGCCTCTGCGCGCTTCGGCCCTATTTTCGGGAGGTACTGTATGGGAGTATCAGGATCCCTCTGAGCCGACATTCCTAACGATATGGATGAGGAAGAGAGTGTGACAAAGAATAAAGATCCCGACCTGAAACATGCCGGGATGACGAGCTATAGAGCAACGCAGGATACGACCCGTGAATTATTCCTCGTGGCTTCCGGGCATCGTATAGGTCACACCGAGGGAAATCGCGGACTGCCTGAAACGCGCATCGGGGAATCCCGAGAACGGGACGTCCGGCGAGGTGCTCGCCAGGTGACTGTCGATCACATTCGCCGAAACCGCAAAGGCAGGCGACATCCTCCAGCGGAATCCGGCGGTCAGGAAGTTTTCCGAAAGGGGATTTTCGTCGATCTGCTGCGGAGCCGCCTGCGTGAAGAAGCCCGCGTGGAGATTCACAGCCTCGGACAATTCAATCTGCGCCCCGATATGGAACTGAAAGAGATTGCTGTAGCCCTCGGCGAGATGGGACCAGTGCTGGTACTCGACGCTCGCGAGGAGGTCCACGCTGGGAGAGGCGGCCCATGCGGCACCAAGATTGACGGACCAGGGAAAGCTGGCTTTGAATTCATACGTCTCCCGAAGGGCGGTAAACCCCGGCCTCGAAGTGTCGTTCACAGACAGAAGGGAAGGACCCTGG is a window of Bacteroidota bacterium DNA encoding:
- a CDS encoding ATP-grasp domain-containing protein, yielding MRVALVYNQKKEDATQQSLPEDTADPPSTQRGVASSLAIRSHTSPSTQPLNDLYAEWDTAETIEAVASALSQIHHVTLIEADGEAYEKLSLNRPEFVFNIAEGLHGVSREAHIPSVLEMLRIPYTGSDPLTLAVCLDKSRAKEILSYYQVPTPRFSVISDLSGTEDAGVRFPAIVKPLHEGSSKGIFDASLVRDKAELTRQVKMLLGTYREAVIVEEYLPGREFTVAMLGNGDRLNVLPIVEIKFDSLPAGVNRIYSYEAKWIWDRSDDPLDIFECPARIPTPLSDEIERICRKAYNVLRCRDWCRIDVRLDDAGQPHILELNPLPGILPKPEDNSCFPKAARAAGLGYDRLLQSVLGFAALRYQHNPSR
- the recG gene encoding ATP-dependent DNA helicase RecG, translated to MSAQRDPDTPIQYLPKIGPKRAEALAELGIKTVRDLLYYLPFGYLDLSAVETIGNLRGLIDSGRWITVIGTVATSSLLGRPPRQRLAVVLGDETGKVQLVFFRAVHYFKKAFTEGETLAVSGRVTGYRGKPQLVHPSIDRIDPAVGEGAGGFLHTGGIVPKYRSSGEMKDARLHVKGLREIMKSAVDGYVDAIGETLPAGLAEKLSLISIQSALRSIHFPESKETLELARRRLKFDELFTMQLLLALRRSHVKVGTGGIIFETRSKLARKLVDSLPFRLTVAQTRVINEIAADMSSPKPMNRLLQGDVGSGKTIVALIAMLIAVENGYQAAFMAPTEILAEQHFLSLKSFLNDLPVTARLLIGGQKARLREDVLEDVRRGSAQIVIGTHALIQESVEYARLGLAVVDEQHRFGVAQRVALAGKGKAEGEIAPRPDILVMTATPIPRTLSLTVYGDLDVSVIDEIPSNRKPVRTFVKFESERNSVYRFIGEHLGKGRQAYIIYPLIEESEKLDLKAATESYETLKTTVFKERRVGLIHGRMTTEEKDAVMGAFKEGKLDVLVSTTVIEVGIDIPNAVVMVIEHAERFGLSQLHQLRGRVGRGAEQSFCLLLAPDWMRSPLSKASATADLYGNEDEKQKAIRRLSTMLETHDGFRIAEIDLEMRGPGDFFGTRQSGLPELQIANLATDKELLSIARSEAFDLIERDPHLRLAEDLPLRDYLLTRMKVALSMIDAG